A genomic region of Raphanus sativus cultivar WK10039 chromosome 6, ASM80110v3, whole genome shotgun sequence contains the following coding sequences:
- the LOC108813874 gene encoding uncharacterized protein LOC108813874, with protein MSEDKNSKHNRHHRSTLFDSMYPLVALTLALVACVELCDAATVVDVYRLIQYDISGAPFGSRFSSLNHHAASLSFHPGADLSRSVLILPLRDLDLAFLQDYISQKQSLGGLLILLPQMFRPGGNVISETLGLRRLLGQLEKLLIHSNIPFPVYFAFENEETDAMLADVKKNDALGQQATATTGGYKLVISVSEPRKIASPTITNIQGWLPGSRAEGDSNQLPTIAVVASYDTFGAAPALSVGSDSNGSGVVALLEVARLFSTLYSNPKTRGRYNLLFALTSGGPYNYEGTQKWLKSLDQRMRESIDYAICLNSVGSWDNELLVHVSKPPENAYIKQIFEGFSNVAEDLGFQVSLKHKKINISNSRVAWEHEQFSRLRVTAATVSGLSAPPELLESAGSLSDTRQHVNEDAIIKGVKLVAESLARHIYGHQGKDIQIFADNSSLAVNPFYVRSWLDSLSQTPRVAPFLSKNEPLIMALKKELEDYTAEVSIQQESLDGIFTFYDSTKASLNIYQVASVTFDLLLLLVLGSYLIMLFSFLVITTRGLDDLISIFRRPPSRKMKMA; from the exons ATGTCGGAGGACAAGAACTCGAAGCACAACAGACACCACCGCTCCACCCTCTTCGATTCCATGTACCCACTCGTCGCGCTAACCCTCGCACTCGTCGCCTGCGTCGAGCTCTGCGACGCCGCCACCGTAGTAGACGTCTACCGCCTCATCCAGTACGACATCTCCGGCGCTCCTTTCGGCTCTCGTTTCTCCTCCCTCAACCACCACGCCGCCTCCCTCAGCTTCCACCCCGGCGCCGATCTATCCCGCTCCGTCCTCATCCTCCCGCTCCGTGACCTCGATCTCGCCTTCCTCCAAG ATTACATCTCGCAGAAGCAGTCTCTTGGAGGATTGTTGATTTTGCTTCCCCAGATGTTTAGACCTGGTGGAAATGTGATCTCTGAAACCCTAGGGCTTAGGAGGTTACTAGGACAGCTTGAGAAGTTGCTTATTCATAGCAACATCCCT TTTCCTGTGTACTTCGCCTTTGAGAATGAAGAGACTGATGCTATGTTGGCTGATGTCAAGAAAAATGATGCTCTTGGTCAGCAAGCTACTGCTACCACTGGCGG ATATAAACTAGTTATCTCCGTATCAGAGCCTAGGAAAATTGCATCTCCCACCATCACAAACATTCAG GGATGGCTTCCAGGATCAAGAGCAGAAGGAGATTCCAACCAACTTCCAACAATTGCTGTTGTAGCATCCTATGATACCTTCGGAGCAGCTCCT GCACTATCAGTTGGAAGTGATAGCAATGGGAGTGGGGTGGTGGCGCTTCTTGAAGTAGCTAGACTGTTTTCCACTCTTTACTCAAATCCCAAGACAAGAGGAAGATACAATTTACTTTTTGCACTGACATCTGGTGGACCCTACAACTACGAAGGAACTCAGAAG TGGCTGAAAAGCCTTGATCAGAGGATGCGTGAGAGCATTGATTATGCCATTTGCTTGAACAGTGTTGGTTCTTGGGACAATGAATTACTGGTTCACGTGTCAAAGCCTCCGGAGAACGCCTATATAAAACAAATCTTTGAG GGCTTCTCTAATGTGGCAGAAGACTTGGGTTTTCAAGTTTCCCTGAAGCACAAGAAGATTAATATCTCTAATTCACGA GTTGCTTGGGAGCATGAACAATTTTCAAGACTCAGAGTAACAGCAGCCACTGTATCCGGACTTTCGGCTCCACCCGAGTTACTGGAAAGTGCTGGAAGTTTGTCTGATACGAG GCAACATGTGAATGAGGATGCTATCATTAAGGGTGTCAAGTTAGTGGCTGAAAGCCTTGCG AGGCATATCTATGGTCACCAAGGAAAAGACATACAGATTTTTGCAGATAATAGTAGTTTGGCTGTAAATCCGTTTTATGTGAGATCGTGGTTGGACAGTTTGTCACAAACTCCTCGGGTGGCACCATTTCTCTCAAAGAATGAACCACTAATAATGGCTCTGAAGAAG GAACTAGAGGATTATACCGCTGAAGTGAGTATCCAACAAGAATCTTTAGATGGAATTTTCACCTTTTACGACTCAACAAAGGCTAGCCTTAACATATACCAG GTGGCGAGTGTAACATTCGACTTGCTCTTGCTTCTGGTGTTAGGATCATACTTGATAATGCTTTTCAGTTTCCTCGTCATCACAACTCGG GGTCTGGATGACTTGATAAGCATATTCCGCCGGCCTCCTTCCCGGAAAATGAAAATGGCCTGA
- the LOC108813168 gene encoding nitrilase 2 — translation MSSTEDMSKALKGTTPTFSDMPSTIVRATIVQASTVYNDTPKTIEKAGEFIAQAASDGAQLVLFPEGYIGGYPRGYRFGIAVGVHNEDGGDSFRKYHASAIAVPGPEVDKLAEMARKHKVYLVMGAIEKDGYTLYCTALFFSSEGRFLGKHRKVMPTSLERCIWGCGDGSTIPVYDTPLGKLGAAICWENRMPLFRTALYGKGIELYCAPTADGTKNWQSSMMHIAIEGGCFVLSACQFSVRKDFPDHADYLFTDPSSGMYDGEHQDTIVSQGGSVIISPLGKILAGPNFESEGLITADLDLGDIARAKLYFDVVGHYSRPEIFNLTVNENQKKPVTYVSKSVKAADDAEPQDN, via the exons TTAGCGACATGCCATCTACCATCGTTCGAGCTACCATCGTCCAGGCCTCCACCGTCTACAATGATACTCCCAAAACTATAG AAAAGGCGGGGGAGTTTATTGCACAGGCGGCCAGTGATGGAGCGCAGCTGGTGCTGTTCCCCGAGGGGTATATCGGTGGCTATCCTCGTGGATATAGGTTTGGCATAGCGGTTGGTGTTCATAACGAAGATGGTGGTGACTCTTTCCGCAAATATCATGCTTCTGCCATCGCGGTTCCCG GCCCTGAGGTAGACAAGCTGGCGGAGATGGCAAGGAAACACAAAGTGTACCTGGTGATGGGAGCGATAGAGAAGGATGGGTATACACTCTACTGCACAGCCCTTTTCTTCAGTTCCGAAGGTCGCTTCTTGGGCAAGCACCGTAAAGTCATGCCCACATCTCTGGAACGTTGCATATGGGGTTGCGGGGATGGATCAACCATCCCTGTCTACGACACCCCCCTTGGCAAACTCGGTGCTGCTATTTGCTGGGAAAATAGGATGCCTCTCTTCAGAACTGCCTTGTACGGGAAAG GAATTGAATTATACTGTGCACCTACTGCTGACGGTACCAAGAATTGGCAATCGTCGATGATGCACATTGCCATAGAGGGTGGATGTTTCGTATTGTCGGCTTGCCAGTTCTCTGTGCGTAAAGATTTCCCTGACCATGCTGATTACTTGTTCACCGACCCAAGCTCCGGCATGTACGACGGTGAACACCAAGACACTATTGTCTCCCAGGGCGGTAGTGTCATTATTTCACCATTGGGAAAGATACTCGCCGGACCAAACTTTGAATCAGAGGGTCTCATCACTGCTGATCTTG ATCTTGGTGATATCGCACGTGCCAAGTTATACTTCGATGTGGTCGGACATTACTCAAGGCCAGAGATATTTAACTTGACAGTAAATGAGAACCAAAAAAAACCGGTTACATACGTGTCCAAGTCAGTGAAAGCGGCGGATGACGCAGAGCCCCAAGACAACTAA